From the Equus przewalskii isolate Varuska chromosome 19, EquPr2, whole genome shotgun sequence genome, one window contains:
- the ZNF318 gene encoding zinc finger protein 318 isoform X1 encodes MYRSGARASVSSHRPKESGGGGPRTSRSSGSSSGPARRASPPPSGSSSSRTPARRPRSPSGHRGRRASPSPPRGRRGSPSPPRGRRASPSPPRPRRVSPSPPRARRGSPSPPRGRRLFPPGPAGFRGSSRGESRADFTRDGRGDHPGDSGSRRRSPGLHSDSSLEQSLRITVGNDHFCVGLPERRRLSDRLGSPVDNLEDVDRDDLTDDSVFTRSSQCSRGLERYISREEGPLSPFLGQLDEDYRARETFVHRSDYSPHISCHDELLRGTERNRDKLKGSYSLRPEERSREAKRPRYDDTEKIHSMGGDHPSFTSGTRNYRQRRRSPSPRFLDPEFRELDLARRKREEEEERSRSMSQELVGVDGGGTSCPIPGLSGVLTASEPGYSLHRPEEVSVMPKKSILKKRIEVDMEPSMQLESFSGSTGSSQDHSLYSGHPSLPLSGAIAAFASEIENNKGTMVETTLKEPQGNLYQWGPLPGIPKDNSPLREKFGSFLSHKEKLDMKAEGPERHTDFLLPHERASQDGSGFSRILSMLADSTSTQEKRRRSFPDIEDEEKFLYGDEEEDLKVDSPPKPLGGSENEVMRQKASSLPSSAPAVKLESIEETNPEYAKIHDLLKTIGLDIGVAEISKLAARTQERLHGKKPSRSSADRRSSVDRHFSADRSSSVERRFSADRRSSDPHRLESREAHHSNTHSPEVSHPHPVSPVDPYLLTKNSPPFLKSDHPVGHIAGPEVVGSGFQSSVAVRCMLPSAPSAPIRLPHPASLSQFHMPRTSQFAAARIPPNYQGSAIPSASFDAYRHYMAYAASRWPMYPTSQPANHPLPEPHRVMPVSKQATRSRPNLRVIPTVTPDEPKQDESVLGSIPTAQVPVQVSIPSLIRYNPEKISDEKNRASQKQKVIEEMEKLKSDREARQKKMYYLRTELERLHKQQGEMLRKKRREKDGHKDPLLVEVSRLQDNIVKDMAELRQEAEEAEKKQSELDKVAQILGINVLDKSQKSSNDSKEATEKPGKAEKSKSPEKVSSSSNSSSNSKESKINNENSRTKSPKPAESPQPAVKQSDQPIAAYEYYDAGNHWCKDCNTICGTMFDFFTHMHNKKHTQTLDPYNRPWASKTQSEAKQDALKRTDKITVPAKGSEFLIPITGYYCQLCEEFLGDPISGEQHVKGHQHNEKYKKYVVENPLYEERRNLDRQAGLAVVLETERRRQSELKRKLSEKPKEEKKEKKTKIMKEVKEDDRASEELEDQLSEGGNSPEKAENKRKASIKLQLKEEVKKESPASSSFGKFSWKKPEKEEEKSSVAPSIPKEEIVESSKDKEDGRAEAGKAKPIKIKLSGKTVVAHTSPWMPVVTTSTQTKIRPNLPIPSTVLRKSGSATVSKPAPLNTFLSIKSSGTTAKPLPVVKESSADLLLPPDIISKAFGGEEVILKGSPEEKMVLTEKNEPSHIPEQMLPPPPPPPPPPPPPPPVIPHPAAPSPGQANAILTPVKSNLTVAHALSPGFLGPNILNPVLPVAIMASAQPAAIPSDETAPGVSESDRDQTLFSVLVRPPPPLSSVFSEQAKKLEKRNSCLATANAKDLYDIFYSSGGKGAPETKLSGGPLANGENSNLSRVESSDTSSTLNSSASQEELPPDRSLVSAPLVSNPEKPIAKPLVSLGKWSVVEHTDSKSGGSSYGFLQPLTRLCQSRPYEAVTPKTDTLAVWTSSSFQSDANRDMSSEGKIELDLGEPGPPGREPEPPGVEPAPQLSDIHCHTMESQKLVETHVIETGDQVEESQEYHQSKDCGESDIETNTELKERRAQLSERMIGEGTGINVGPSSREDSNFNHGSRYTWEGEVEQPKLQMTDKTAEQSKKLMTGSDTQSKVVIELSGPALSSTKAKIGSLPAEVTSLCQNPQDTPVKVSASELLLQSPARSDMCLKDSTQEQGVSTGSEEWLENSAPESASRTSRYRSLKLKRERSKDFHGKMICELAIWDENEKKPETCETPEKTEAEALEPRDVHPELTVTIESKALEDFEVTNLKVEELAALGTLGDMGIDFSNTRVDPARRSPTALSQKVCEENSLSPIGCNSSTLTDFEPVTSFSEFPLESPKTLVLNFGAEGEQNSSNPRSGRVTPNILKSGLPIENVDLGLGTLEGTHQALDLLAGGMMPEEVEETSLEKQDSLRSESETINPAGLGPSHSLPDLVDFVTRTSGVQKEKLCSPLPEPGDPPGCSSLEMGPLQLEIPNASTTEVVIPQVDEDTDNPLNLVKSLASGSPTREQVNGGNVVPQEISAQEAAVDAIQDHTGSGVRD; translated from the exons ATGTACCGCAGCGGCGCCCGCGCCTCCGTCTCCTCGCACCGGCCTAAAGAGAGCGGCGGGGGCGGCCCGCGCACCAGCCGCAGCTCCGGCTCCTCCTCGGGCCCCGCTCGCCGCGCCTCGCCGCCGCCCTCCGGCTCCTCCTCGTCGCGGACCCCGGCTCGCCGGCCCCGCTCGCCCTCAGGGCACCGCGGCCGCCGGGCCTCGCCGTCCCCGCCGCGGGGTCGCCGCGGCTCCCCGTCCCCTCCGCGCGGCCGCCGGGCCTCCCCGTCCCCGCCGCGACCCCGTCGCGTCTCCCCGTCCCCGCCGCGGGCCCGTCGCGGCTCCCCGTCGCCGCCGCGAGGCCGACGACTCTTCCCGCCGGGCCCGGCCGGTTTCCGAGGCAGCAGCCGGGGGGAGTCCCGCGCCGACTTCACCCGGGACGGCCGCGGAGACCATCCAGGCGACAGCGGCAGCCGG AGACGCTCTCCTGGTCTGCATTCTGACTCTTCTTTGGAACAGAGCTTAAGGATCACTGTTGGCAATGACCACTTCTGTGTTGGCCTACCAGAACGGAGGCGCCTTAGTGATCGACTGGGGTCACCAGTGGATAATTTGGAGGACGTGGACAG GGATGACTTGACTGATGATTCTGTCTTCACTCGAAGCTCCCAGTGCTCTCGAGGTCTTGAACGATATATTTCCCGGGAGGAGGGCCCTCTCAGTCCCTTCTTGGGACAACTCGATGAGGACTACCGAGCAAGAGAAACTTTCGTGCATCGTTCTGATTATAGTCCCCATATCAGTTGTCATGATGAACTCTTGCGGGGAACAGAACGGAATAGAGACAAACTGAAAGGCTCCTACTCTTTACGACCTGAGGAAAGGAGTCGGGAGGCCAAACGGCCCCGTTATGATGACACAGAGAAGATACACAGCATGGGAGGTGATCACCCAAGTTTTACATCAGGTACCCGAAACTATCGACAGCGTAGACGGAGCCCAAGCCCTAGGTTTCTAGACCCTGAGTTTCGAGAACTGGACCTTGCCAGGCGAAAacgagaggaagaagaggagcgAAGTAGGAGTATGAGTCAGGAGCTAGTGGGAGTTGATGGTGGTGGCACTAGCTGTCCCATCCCCGGATTGTCAGGTGTCCTAACAGCATCGGAGCCAGGATATTCCTTACATCGGCCTGAGGAAGTATCTGTGATGCCCAAGAAGTCAATTCTGAAGAAGCGGATTGAGGTAGACATGGAGCCTTCCATGCAG CTTGAAAGTTTTTCTGGCAGTACCGGCTCCAGCCAGGATCACTCTCTCTACTCTGGACACCCATCTCTTCCACTAAGTGGTGCTATTGCTGCTTTCGCCTCAGAGATTGAAAACAACAAGGGGACTATGGTAGAGACTACCCTGAAGGAACCTCAGGGCAACCTCTACCAATGGGGTCCCCTCCCTGGGATACCCAAAGACAACAGTCCTCTCAGAGAGAAGTTTGGAAGTTTTCTGTCCCACAAGGAGAAATTAGATATGAAGGCTGAAGGACCTGAGCGACACACAGACTTCTTGCTGCCCCATGAGAGAGCTAGCCAGGATGGCAGTGGTTTTTCCCGCATTCTGAGCATGTTGGCAGATTCTACCAGTACACAGGAGAAAAGGCGACGTAGCTTCCCTGACattgaggatgaggagaaatttCTCTATGGGGACGAAGAAGAGGATTTAAAGGTAGACTCTCCACCAAAGCCTCTTGGGGGCTCTGAGAATGAAGTTATGAGGCAGAAGGCAAGCTCCCTGCCCTCTTCAGCCCCAGCCGTAAAGCTAGAATCAATAGAAGAGACCAATCCGGAATATGCCAAGATTCATGACTTGCTCAAGACCATAGGGCTGGATATTGGAGTGGCAGAGATTAGTAAACTGGCTGCTCGCACCCAGGAACGACTTCATGGCAAGAAACCATCACGTTCCTCTGCTGACCGCCGTTCCTCAGTTGACCGGCACTTTTCAGCAGACCGCTCTTCCTCAGTTGAACGCCGTTTCTCAGCTGATCGGCGCTCCTCAGATCCTCATAGACTGGAGAGCAGGGAGGCACACCATAGCAATACCCACTCCCCAGAGGTGTCCCATCCACACCCAGTCTCCCCTGTGGATCCTTACCTGCTCACAAAAAATAGCCCCCCATTCCTAAAATCTGACCATCCAGTGGGTCATATTGCAGGACCAGAGGTGGTTGGCAGTGGGTTTCAGTCATCTGTTGCAGTCAGGTGCATGTTGCCATCAGCCCCATCTGCCCCAATTAGACTTCCACACCCTGCTTCTTTATCTCAGTTTCATATGCCAAGGACCTCTCAGTTTGCTGCAGCTCGGATACCTCCAAATTACCAGGGATCTGCCATACCCTCTGCTTCCTTTGATGCCTATAGGCACTACATGGCATATGCAGCCTCAAGGTGGCCCATGTACCCCACCTCTCAACCAGCAAACCACCCTCTGCCTGAACCACATAGAGTAATGCCAGTTAGCAAACAAGCTACTCGTAGCCGTCCCAATCTACGTGTGATCCCCACTGTGACTCCTGATGAGCCCAAGCAGGATGAGTCAGTGCTAGGCTCAATTCCTACTGCCCAAGTGCCTGTCCAGGTGTCCATCCCGTCACTTATAAGGTATAATCCGGAGAAGATCTCTGATGAGAAGAACCGtgcttcccagaagcagaag GTTattgaagagatggaaaaactaaAGAGTGACCGAGAAGCTCGCCAGAAGAAGATGTACTATCTCAGGACCGAGTTGGAGCGGCTTCATAAACAACAAG GGGAAATGCTGCGCAAGAAACGAAGGGAGAAGGATGGCCACAAAGACCCACTCCTGGTGGAGGTGAGTCGGCTTCAGGATAACATTGTGAAGGACATGGCAGAACTTCGAcaagaagcagaagaagcagaaaagaagcaATCTGAACTGGACAAAGTCGCTCAGATCTTGGGAATTAACGTTTTAGATAAATCTCAGAAGTCTTCAAATGACAGTAAAGAGGCTACAGAGAAGCCtgggaaagcagaaaaatctaAGAGCCCAGAAAAAGTGTCATCCTCCTCAAACTCCTCTTCCAACAGCAAG GAATCAAAGATAAACAATGAGAATTCCCGTACTAAAAGCCCCAAGCCTGCCGAGAGCCCCCAGCCAGCTGTTAAGCAATCTGATCAGCCCATTGCTGCCTATGAGTATTATGATGCTGGCAATCACTGGTGCAAGGACTGCAACACCATCTGTGGGACCATGTTTGACTTCTTCACCCATATGCACAATAAGAAACACACACAG ACACTGGATCCCTACAACAGACCTTGGGCTTCAAAGACCCAGAGTGAAGCCAAGCAAGATGCTTTAAAGCGCACTGACAAGATAACTGTTCCTGCAAAAG GCTCTGAGTTTCTGATTCCCATCACTGGATATTACTGCCAGCTCTGTGAGGAATTTTTGGGGGATCCAATTTCTGGAGAGCAACATGTGAAGGGTCACCAGCACAATGAGAAATACAAG AAATATGTGGTTGAAAACCCATTGTATGAGGAGCGGCGGAATCTGGACCGCCAGGCTGGCTTGGCTGTGGTCCTAGAGACAGAACGGCGACGGCAGAGTGAGCTGAAGCGCAAACTTAGTGAGAaaccaaaggaagagaagaaagaaaaaaagacgaagattaTGAAAGAAGTAAAGGAGGATGACAGGGCCTCTGAGGAATTAGAGGACCAACTCTCTGAGGGTGGGAACTCCCCTgaaaaggctgaaaataaaaggaaggctAGCATCAAGCTCCAATTAAAAGAAGAGGTAAAGAAAGAATCACCAGCATCTTCCTCTTTTGGGAAGTTCAGCtggaagaagccagaaaaagaggaggagaaaagttcAGTGGCCCCAAGTATTCCCAAGGAAGAGATTGTGGAAAGCAGTAAGGACAAAGAGGATGGCAGAGCTGAAGCTGGGAAGGCAAAGCCCATCAAAATCAAGCTCTCTGGGAAAACTGTGGTTGCACATACTAGCCCATGGATGCCTGTTGTGACAACTTCAACCCAGACCAAGATCCGACCCAACCTGCCTATCCCATCCACAGTACTCCGCAAGTCAGGTTCAGCCACAGTGAGCAAGCCAGCTCCTCTTAACACCTTTCTATCTATCAAGTCCTCTGGAACCACTGCTAAGCCTCTGCCAGTGGTTAAAGAGTCTTCAGCTGATCTCCTCTTACCTCCCGACATCATCTCCAAAGCATTTGGAGGGGAAGAGGTGATTCTGAAAGGGTCTCCAGAGGAAAAAATGGTGCTGACTGAAAAGAATGAGCCATCCCATATACCTGAACAAATGCtaccccctcctccaccaccccctccaccacctcctccaccacccccagTTATTCCTCATCCAGCTGCCCCATCTCCTGGTCAAGCAAATGCTATCTTGACTCCAGTGAAATCAAACCTGACTGTTGCTCATGCTCTCAGCCCTGGTTTCCTGGGTCCTAACATTTTGAACCCAGTGTTGCCGGTAGCCATCATGGCCTCAGCACAGCCAGCTGCCATTCCTTCTGATGAGACAGCTCCTGGGGTGAGTGAGAGTGACCGGGACCAGACCCTTTTCTCTGTGTTAGTACGTCCACCACCTCCCCTCTCAAGCGTGTTCAGTGAACAagccaaaaaattggaaaagcgAAATTCATGCTTAGCCACAGCCAATGCTAAGGACCTGTATGACATATTCTACAGTAGTGGTGGAAAGGGGGCCCCTGAGACTAAGCTGAGTGGTGGTCCATTGGCCAACGGGGAAAATAGCAACCTCTCTAGAGTCGAAAGTTCAGATACCTCTTCTACTTTGAACAGCAGTGCATCCCAAGAGGAGTTGCCTCCAGATAGAAGTTTGGTCTCTGCTCCTTTAGTCAGCAACCCCGAAAAGCCCATTGCAAAACCTCTGGTGTCTCTAGGGAAGTGGTCAGTTGTAGAACACACAGACTCAAAAAGCGGAGGCAGCAGCTATGGCTTCCTACAGCCTCTGACAAGGTTGTGCCAAAGCAGGCCTTATGAAGCCGTTACCCCAAAGACAGACACTTTGGCTGTATGGACTTCTAGCTCCTTCCAGAGCGATGCTAATAGGGATATGTCTTCAGAAGGAAAAATTGAGCTTGACCTGGGAGAGCCAGGGCCACCAGGGAGAGAGCCAGAGCCACCAGGTGTAGAGCCAGCCCCACAGCTGTCAGATATACATTGTCATACCATGGAATCTCAGAAGTTGGTCGAAACTCATGTTATAGAAACTGGTGACCAGGTTGAAGAAAGCCAAGAGTACCACCAATCTAAGGATTGTGGAGAAAGTGACATAGAGACAAACACTGAACTAAAAGAAAGGAGAGCACAGCTCTCTGAGAGGATGATAGGAGAGGGAACAGGTATCAACGTTGGGCCTAGTAGCAGAGAGGATTCTAATTTCAACCATGGGAGCAGATACACATGGGAGGGAGAAGTAGAACAGCCCAAGTTGCAAATGACGGACAAAACGGCTGAACAGTCTAAGAAATTGATGACCGGAAGTGATACTCAGAGTAAAGTAGTGATCGAATTGAGTGGACCGGCTCTCTCGTCCACAAAGGCAAAAATAGGCTCACTTCCAGCAGAAGTTACATCTTTATGCCAGAACCCACAAGATACACCTGTGAAAGTTTCTGCCTCCGAATTGCTTCTTCAGTCCCCAGCCAGATCAGATATGTGTTTAAAAGATAGTACACAGGAGCAAGGAGTTTCAACTGGTAGTGAAGAGTGGCTAGAAAATTCAGCTCCAGAATCAGCTTCCAGAACTTCTAGGTACAGAAGCCTCAAACTCAAGAGAGAAAGATCAAAAGACTTTCATGGTAAAATGATCTGTGAACTGGCTATTTGGGATGAGAACGAGAAGAAGCCAGAGACCTGTGAGACcccagagaaaacagaagcagaagccCTGGAGCCAAGAGATGTCCATCCAGAATTAACAGTGACGATAGAAAGCAAAGCCTTAGAAGACTTTGAAGTCACCAACTTAAAAGTAGAAGAGCTGGCTGCCCTGGGGACCCTAGGGGATATGGGTATTGACTTCTCCAATACTCGGGTAGACCCAGCACGTAGATCCCCAACTGCTCTGTCTCAGAAAGTATGTGAAGAAAATTCTCTGTCACCTATAGGATGTAATTCCTCCACTCTCACTGACTTTGAACCAGTCACGTCCTTTTCTGAGTTTCCATTAGAGTCTCCCAAAACCCTGGTGCTTAACTTTGGAGCAGAGGGTGAACAAAACTCATCTAATCCCAGAAGTGGGAGAGTCACTCCTAACATTTTGAAAAGTGGACTTCCTATAGAAAATGTTGACCTTGGTTTAGGGACCCTAGAGGGAACACACCAGGCCCTTGACCTGTTAGCAGGAGGAATGATGCCTGAGGAAGTAGAAGAAACTTCATTAGAGAAACAAGATTCACTCAGATCAGAATCGGAAACAATTAACCCTGCAGGCCTTGGGCCATCTCATTCCCTTCCAGACCTTGTTGATTTTGTCACACGGACATCAGGagttcaaaaagaaaagttatgttCTCCTCTCCCTGAGCCAGGTGACCCTCCTGGGTGTAGTTCCCTGGAGATGGGACCACTACAGCTGGAAATACCGAATGCATCCACCACAGAGGTAGTAATTCCTCAAGTAGATGAGGACACTGACAACCCTCTGAATTTGGTAAAATCTCTGGCTTCAGGGTCCCCTACAAGGGAGCAGGTCAATGGAGGCAATGTGGTCCCTCAGGAAATATCTGCACAGGAAGCTGCAGTTGATGCTATCCAGGACCACACAGGATCCGGTGTTCGAGACTGA